One stretch of Bombina bombina isolate aBomBom1 chromosome 7, aBomBom1.pri, whole genome shotgun sequence DNA includes these proteins:
- the LOC128635821 gene encoding uncharacterized protein LOC128635821, which translates to MTAPPATSSSSTVSRLWIHSTPLERNSSCTVPRIFWISSMFQPINAPSDENLCLSQPRDSTQWYLEEDKEDEALDYTRMSPTSLTPEVATLSSEVATPASEVTSQSEDVISSTTEDISNTQDGTQTPPNIPLLSIRSNVNTLTSECKTFTPVEKECETRTNCVIRVENTTREESPNQQKRVMKEMCDQFKSCRNDSPHASGPNVRTAISQNRFLDPRMMWTGSRRDTSQSVQRLIAIQILPQVLGL; encoded by the exons ATGACAGCACCTCCCGCGACGTCATCCTCATCAACCGTCAGCCGCCTCTGGATCCATTCGACTCCTCTGGAACGCAACAGCTCCTGCACCGTCCCCAGGATCTTCTGGATATCTTCCATG TTTCAGCCAATAAATGCTCCAAGTGATGAGAACCTATGCCTCAGCCAGCCTAGAGATTCAACCCAATGGTACTTGGAGGAGGACAAGGAAGATGAAGCTTTGGACTACACAAGAatgtctccaacatcactaacCCCAGAAGTTGCTACACTGTCTTCAGAAGTTGCAACACCAGCATCAGAAGTCACATCACAGTCAGAAGACGTAATTTCATCAACCACAGAAGATATTTCAAACACACAAGATGGCACACAAACACCACCAAACATCCCCTTACTGTCCATAAGATCAAATGTCAACACACTGACGTCAGAGTGTAAAACATTCACACCTGTGGAGAAAGAATGTGAAACCAGAACAAATTGTGTAATTAGAGTGGAGAACACCACCAGAGAAGAATCTCCTAACCAGCAGAAGAGAGTCATGAAGGAAATGTGTGACCAGTTTAAGTCCTGTAGAAATGATTCACCCCATGCGTCTGGCCCTAATGTGCGCACAGCAATCTCTCAGAACAGATTCTTGGACCCAAGAATGATGTGGACTGGGTCTAGGAGGGATACATCCCAGAGTGTACAGAGACTCATAGCAATCCAAATCCTTCCTCAAGTATTGGGTCTATAA